The bacterium genomic interval ACCATCAATTTAAAAATAACCTTTACAAATATTTTAGGCCTTATTTTTATTCATGGTTTTATTACCATAGGAGCATGGGGCGGATTACATAATCCGACAAAACTATAAACAGAAATTCAACCCATGCTGATAGAAAAAGTATGGGTTTTTTAATTTGGGAAGAGGCGGATATGGATGACGAATTACAAAAACAACGCAATAAAATTGACAAAATCGACGAAGAGTTAATAAATCTGCTTTTATCAAGGATCAAACTGGCAGACCGGATAGGCAGTATAAAAAAGCAATTCGGCATCCCTGTAACAGATCCTGAAAGGGAAAAATACGTTTTATCAAAAACCCATGGAGTTAACCTTGAATACCGTCAACAAGTTCAAAGAATTTTCAGACAAATCATCAGAGAATGCTCTCTCGTCCAGGAAAACAGCAGGGAAGGGAGATAATAATATGATAATTGTAATGAGAAATAACTCCTCTGCATCACAAATTGAAAAAGTTACACAGAAAATCACTGATGCAGGCCTTGAATACGTACCAATTACAGGCTCCAGCAGAATTGTTCTTGGTGTTGTGGGCAACACAAGAGGAATAGACCCCAGAACTTTTGAACTTGAAGAGGGAGTTCTGGAAGTTATCAGGGTAGCGGAACCTTATAAACTGGCAAGCCGCTCTTTTCATCCTGATAATACCATTATTAAAATTAAAGATATT includes:
- a CDS encoding chorismate mutase, with amino-acid sequence MDDELQKQRNKIDKIDEELINLLLSRIKLADRIGSIKKQFGIPVTDPEREKYVLSKTHGVNLEYRQQVQRIFRQIIRECSLVQENSREGR